TGGCTCTGAGAAACACTCTGAGCCCCTGCAGTGAAAAGGGGGTTAAATATTGTCATTTGGGATGTTTTGGTTTTGGTAATTTTCCAAAACGGCAGATTGGTTTTTGGTTTGGACACCAATTAATCAATGACTTTTCAGAAAGGAagttcaagggggaggggacttatgtatacctatggctgattcatgctgatgtatgcaCAGAAgcaaacaatattataaagcagttatcctccaattaaaaagaaataaattttgaaaagaagtgaCTTTTCCTCACTGCCATGCTCCCCATTATACAGTGAGCAGAAAACAGCATGATTACACGTACAAATTGGAGCTAGTCTGCACATGAACAAAGAAAGAAGCACTTTTGTataaagttttaatttgtattttatttttttcagaataaaaataaattgtaatagTCACTTATCCTTACTTCTAGGTGATTTAGCATAGCCCTTTTCATTCTAAAGACTTGATGTTCCATTTTCAGTTATTCAGAAAAGCCCTATCTATATGTGAATCTTGGGGATCAGTCTTGTGATGATACTGATGTGGAGGGTCATGGAGCCGGTCTATGCTTACCAAGTGGCCATTCCCTAGGGGATCCCCTGTGTGCAGAGAACTGCAAGGTACACTCATTGCTCTCTCCCACTGTCACTTAGGGAAGCATTTCTGACTCACTAGATTCTTCACAGTGACCTTCACATCCTTGTTTCTGAGGCTGTAAATGATGGGGTTGAGCATGGGAATCAGCACCCCGTAGAAGAGGGAGATGAGCTTGTCTGAAACATCCTGGTTATCTTCCCCCAGGGAGTCCTTAGATTTGGGCTTCCCATACATGAAAAGAATAGTCCCATAGAAGATGACTACCACAGTGAGGTGGGCAGAGCAGGTAGAGAAGGCCTTTTTCCTCCCCTCAACCGAGGGGATCCTCAGGATGGTGGTGAGGATGAAGATGTAGGAGACAAGAATGAACAGAACTGGGACCCCCAGGAAGATCACATTGGCCACCCCCATACTGACCACATTGATGGAGATGTCAGCACAGGCCAACTTCAGGACAGCCAGGATCTCACAGGTGAAGTGGTTGATGACGTTGTCCCCACAGAAGGGTAATTGTACTGCAAGAGAGATCTGTACCAAGGAGTTAGCTCCACCAGCCAGCCAGGAGCTGGCAGCCATGGACACGTAGACAGTCTTTCTCATGACCACAGGGTACCTCAGGgggttgcagatggccacatagcgatcAAGTGCCATCATGCCCAGAAGCACACACTCTGTGGCTCCCATGGCAAAAGAGAGGAACATCTGTATGGCACAGGCTGAGAAAGAGATGGTTTTCCTGGGAGTAAGGAAGCCATCTAGGACTAGAGGGATGGAAGAGGTTGTGTAGCAAATGTCCAGGAAGGAGAGGTTccccaggaagaagtacatgggcgtGTGCAGCCGGGAGTCAAGGATGGTCACCAGGATGAGGACCCCGTTGCCCAGCAGGATCACCAGGTACATGAGCAGGATGAGCACAAAGAACATTTTCTCCAGCTTCGGCTGATCTGACAGCCCCAGCAAGACGAATCCTGCCACAGTGGATTGGTTGGccagtttcattttaaattgtcTCTTCCACCCTCAGGAGAACTGAGGACAGGAAACACACATTTATGGGGATCAATATGTACTTCCagaatttataattaaatttaaccTTTGACATGCTAACTTATAGTATTCGCATCTAAAGGATGAAATTCACTGTTCACTAAAGTTACCTTAAAAGTCAGGATATATCAAATTTAGAGCAGGAAAAGTAGACCCTGGAAATCTAATTAAACCATGATATATGATAGAATTTTAGCCTGATCAGTAATGTTAACTCACTTGAAGGAAGGGTTGTGTAAGAATGGATCCCCATGAGGACTGTAAGAGAGGAACTCTGAGTGTGTGCTGCCTGatccaggcctgcctgtccccaCATTGTCCCTGCAGGTCCTTGGGGGCTTCAGGCTGTCACACTTAGTGATGCTGACAATTGCCATCACCTCACTCACTTTCCTGGCTCTAATTCTGTGCTTGTGTAATACTTTTCTGATGATAATTTGGCTCCACATGGAGTCCTACACAGAATGTGGTGAGCAGAGGCCAGGAGTATTAGGGTCTGCTTAGCATCAACATAAGTTACTTGGTGCCTGGCTAATACTTCATTTCTTGTGAGTCTGGTTGGCGACCTCCCTTTGTTGCACTGTCAATAAGGAGTTTCTGGTCAGAAGACCACCACCAGTCCATACCCCCTCTCTCTACCCATGGCCTTTGCCCCCAGAACTGCAGCTGCCTCAGACTTTACCAGCTCCTGGGGCTGGGAAGCAGGGACAGGGTCCAAGGACAAGTGTCCATCATGCCTCCAAGTATGAGCATCAGTGACTTTTGGACCAAGCTCCATGCTTTTGGAGTGGTTTTGTAAGTCACAGCTCCTAGCTCAGGCCCTTCTATTACTGAGCTGATTAAAGCCACTGCAGTGCTATGACAATGCTTTCTCCCCCACAGAAAAACAGACAATTCTACCCAGCTTTGCAGAAGAGTGGCTCAAAGGAGAAATGCATGTAGGATGCACTTCAGTCCCCATAGAGCAGTAGGTCTAGGACATTAGAGAAAATCTCAAGCCTGGAGTTCTCACACTAAAGATGAAACTAAAGCTCAATGAGGATAGGGCTAGGTTGGAGCCTGGCTCCTCACCTTCTCCCTTCATCTCTCTGAATGTAGTTTTGCTCCATTCGTGCCAGAGCAGGTCTACTGAGGAgcaaaggactgatgatgaagtccTGGTCATCCTCACTTCCCCAGGACACTCATGTGAAATAGAGGTGTCACACCTTTCTCCAAGACATCTGCCTCATAGCAGGGCATCCCTGGGCTTCATCCACGGCATCTGTGACTAGAACACTGGTGCTGGCTGGGGGAAATTGGGTGGGAGAAACCAGGCAGAGTCTCAAGCTACCCTCATGCAATTATTAGAGGAGATTAACTGTAGCTGTCAGGAACAGTTGAGAAAATGACGAGAGAGTGTCAGACTAGGCAGGAATGTTGTAAAATAACTGATCTTGCCTCTTTCGCCTCCATTGTGTAAATACTTTCTATGAGACCCAATTTTTCCAATTGCTCCTTTGAATACCTTGAGTTATGTGAGTACATGGCTCCCATTCCTTGATCAGAGATCCTCTATTGTTGGAAAGTTTTCCTTTAAACTGAACagaaatttcctttttctaatatcatccccaccccccaaccctgctCTGCCCCAAAGTGGGTCTAGACTTCCAGGCCATGCCTGCTCCCTTCCCCTTAAAACCCTTCAGAGAGATGGAAGCTGTGACCAGTCCCCACTCGTGCCACCTGTCCTCTGCTCCCCACCAATCTGAGGAAGGTTTGGCCACAGAGAGAAACATGTCTGTGCCCCATGTGGGGATGAGGCCATGGTGGGGACAGGAGCtcacctgggcagggaagatGGCTGGGAGGTGATGGCTTGAACTGCCTGCCCTGACCATCCCCTGCTGGTGAGGCTGTGCCTGGAAGCATGCAGCAAGTTCTGTGTAGCTGCCTTGGAGCTGAGCAGTCCCTTCAGAGTTCACAGCCAGTGAATGAGAATTGGGCCTTGGCCGTAGCTGCAGGGGCTCTGATTGCTCCCTTCCCTGGCCTTGTCCACCCGCAGTGAGCTAGCAGGAGGGAGAACAACTCAAGGAACTGCTTTCCGAGGTCCTGGCGGTCATGCTCTTTGCCCCAGCCCTCTCTCCAGAGGTTCTGTCAAGGAGCCATGGAGCAATCTAGAGCTCCGGTTGTTCGGGGCCAGTTTTAATCCCTGAAGCAATTTAAAGTTTGGTGGAGGCCTCACAGGAGTGTAGGGCCCGTGTTCCATAAACCCAATTAGATAAACTGCAGACAGCTCTGTGTAAATCTCAACTCACTAACATTCCTTAGATTAAGAAGTTTCCGTCCTTGCCTTGCTGACTTtcctgggaggagaggagagaactAAGGTCTGATTGTGCTTTGACCACAATGGTATCTGTTAAAGGGGACTCCACCCTTGTCTCTGCAAGGCTAAAGGTGGTCATCCCTCTGCTCCAGAGGTGCTGGCCCTCCCTGCAGTCCCTCAGCATCGTACTGAGCTGAGTGAGGATTACAGGCTAAAGCAGAGGACATGAGGGGCCAAGAGAGCTCTGGGGTTGGTGAAAGAGCAACAGGGTCATACTGTAGGTAGAAGTTGCTCCGGAGTCACAGGCCAGGCAGGTGACTGGCTTCTGGATAGTTGGAGATCTCTAGTGGCTAGGAACATTGAATCTTTCACGTAGTCTCACCGGGGGCCAATGAGGTGAGTCAGGTGGTATGGGACATGACAAAGCCTGCTTAGGAGGCCGGAGGATGGGGTGTTTCCCTTAGAAGTGGATGAGGGGGAAGgctgggaggaggtgaggggcTTTGGATTGAAGCCTAATCTCTATCAAAAGCAACTgatagggatggtatggggagggaggagggttcaggatggggaacacatgtatacctgtggcggattcacttcgatatttggcaaaactaatagaatattgtaaagtttaaaaataaaataaaatttaaaaaaaagcaactgataaagactggtctttgtgtgtgtgtataactgatcactttgctgtatatcagaaactaacacaaccttgaatatcaactatacttcaatttaaaaaaaagaatctgaaaaggggGTGCTGAGTCACAGGCACCTGTAAGGGTAGCCTCATGAGAGCCATGTTCTTAGGGAATACCTGACCTTGATTAGTGGTGAGCACagttctgaaaatataaaaactgacTGCTGATTCATTCAACTGAAAGTCAGATGTAAGCATACTtggggaagaagagaagaaatgtgtagtatttaaaaaaaaaagatttgttttaaAGAGAAGTAGGATAATTTGCTAATAAAAAGATCCTAAGTACTAATGCTTCATTGGTAAGATGAAGGAAGTTGCAGTCCGAGTTCTTTCTATATCCTTGTCATCCCTGCAGGCATCATAGTCCCTGTTAGTACATGGGAAATGCAGAGATCTCATCATAGAGTGTGGGTTCAGCCCCCTCCATCCACGCTTTCATCATTTTCATAAGGACTGAGAAGAAGGAGCCCTAGAGCCCTTGCTTGGGGATCTCTACCGCCCACAGGTACAGGCTGGCATGGTTAGGATTATCTCTTAGGGAAAAGTGTCCCCATCTTGGACCTCGCAAAGAAGTCTACCAGCCACATGCCCCACGTCTCTCTGAGCACAAGAGGTAAAGGTGGGCAAGGGAAAGTTGAAAGTTAATTGGGGATCGAAGTCTGTGTGTCTTATTGAGCACCTGTGTGCTAATTAAATTTTAGGCACTACAACCCAATATATCTGTAACTATCAGGTCCATCTGAAGGCTGTCACAGGCCTGGGGACTCTTAGAGTTCCCACACAACATGTCAAAATGTACCTACATCTCATTTTAAGTATGATCTTGTGGtaaatctgaaataatttttctacttctgttatTAAAACTATTTGACTTACAAGTGATTTATTTAGTTTGTAATTCTATGTCTTCTCAACAATAATCATGAAAGCCCAGGAGTTCCTATAGAAGTACCTAAGTaccaattgttttaaaatatggcatGTGAATACCGAAATTTACCCATTACTGTGGTTGACATATATTCccttaaaagactctgatgctgggagggattgggggcaagaggagaaagggacgacagaggatgagatggctggatggcatcactgactcgatggacgtgagtctgagtgaattccgggagttggtgatggacagggaggcctggcatatggcgattcatggggtcgcaaagagtcagacacgactgagcgactgatctgatctgatctgtaggCATGTAAATATACAATTATTAAGAGATTTTTAagggtttttaatttattttgtttgtagttAAGAGCCAACATATTTTCCAGACATCAAACATCTTTGTCCTCAGATAAAACCTCATAGACCTGATACCACACTCATATGCCCAGGGTGTTGCCAATGCTCTGAGTTGGAGTAAAGATACTCACATGGTAAATATAAATGAAGTTCCATTCATAGAACTGAAAAGTAAGAGAATTGAATTTAGCAAGTTGTTTGTAGGGgataattttttctttgtctgaacAAAAGGAATTTGTTGAGTTACTTTCCTTGGGAGTCAGGCTGCAGGAAACACTTGAGAAAAACGTGCTCTGGAAACCCCACACGAGGTTCATGTATCAGTGCCGAGACTGACCGTTATTCTCTGTCCCGGGTTGGGTCTCCCAGGAAGTCGGCTCTGGTGGGGAGATTTTCATGCAGGATGCTGACTGGGGAGTGCTGCTAAGATCAACACCTGTGGagtagggggtggggaaggaagcagggctGAGCAGAGGAAGAACTCTGTCATGAGGAAGCTCTCAGGGTGGGATGGCTCTTTAGAGTCATCCTCATTGGAAGCAAGGAAGATCAGGACTCTATATTGACAATGACTAATCAGTAGATGTGTGCTGCCTCTGGGAAGGGAATGTGACTTTGGGTGAGTAAACTCTCTTGGACCAAGGGCAGGCCAGCAGAGGGACTCACTGTCAACACTCTGAGCAGCTGTGGCTATGAGAGCTTCAGCCCGAGGTAGGTGAGAGTCGGGTCTGAAGGAACACCACACATCCACTGTATACTCtttatatagagagatatattatttgtttatttggccatGTCAGGCCTTAGTTGCCACATGAGAGATCTTTGTTGTGTTGTGTGGGATCTTTCAGTGTGGTGTGAGAGctgtctagttgtggtgagcaggcttagttgctctgccacatgtgggattctagttccctgatcagggattgaatcaatgtcccctgcactggcaggtggattcttaaccactagaccactagggtaGTTCCCCACTGTACACTCTTAACTAATACTTCCCAATGTGTACTATGCATATGAATTATCtggggaatcttgttaaaatgtagattctaaCTCAGTAGGTCTGGAATGGGCCCCAAGATTCTACATGCGCAATAAGCTCCCAGgtgttgctgatgctgctgctccaTGGACCACACTGTGGGTAGCATTTCTCTAAACTGAGTTTGCCCCTCACCTGGCATTACTTCACATTGGGATTTTCAAGTAACAGTCATCAGAGTGTGCAGATCATACCATGGGACACATCCCACGATCACTGAGTGAAGTGTTTCTGAACCACGAGGTTCTTCACAGCAGCCTTAACATCTTTGTTCCTGAGGCTGTAGATTATGGGGTTGAGCATGGGGGTCAGAAGTCCATAGAAGAGGGAGATGAGTTTGTCTGCAAGTTCCTGTTTGTCTGCCCCCAGGGGGTCCTTGGATTTGGGCTTCCCATACATGAAAAGAATAGTCCCATAGAAGATAACCACCACAGTGAGGTGGGCAGAGCAGGTAGAGAAGGCCTTTTTCCTCCCCTCAACCGAGGGGATCCTCAGGATGGTGGTGAGGATGAAGATGTAGGAGACAAATATGAACAGAACTGGGACTCCCAGGAAGATCACATTGGCCACCCCCATACTGACCACATTGATGGAGATGTCAGCACAGGCCAACTTCAGGACAGCCAGGATCTCACAGGTGAAGTGGTTGATGACGTTGTCCCCGCAGAAGGGTAATTGTACTGCAAGAGAGATCTGTACCAAGGAGTTAGCTCCACCAGCCAGCCAGGAGCTGGCAGCCATGGACACGTAGACAGCCTTTCTCATGACCATGGAGTATCTCAGGGGGTTGCAGATGGCCATGTAGCGATCAAATGCCATCATGCCCAGAAGCACACACTCTGTGGCTCCCATGGCAAAGGAGAGGAACATCTGTATGGCACAGGCTGAGAAGGGGATAGTTTTCCTGGGGGTCAGGAAGCCATCCAGGACCAGGGGGACTGAGGAGGTTGTGTAGCAGATGTCCAGGAAGGAGAGGTTCcccaggaagaaatacatgggcGTGTGCAggtgagagtcagacacagtcaCCAGGATGAGGACCCCATTGCCCAGCAGGATCACCAGGTACATGGACAGGATGAGCACAAAGAACGTTTTCTCTAGTTTGGGGTGGGCAGAGAGGCCCAGCAAGACAAACTCTGTCACACTGGATTGGTTGGATGCTTCCATTTCAATCTCTCTTTTTCATCTCTAGGAATACTGAAGGcagaaaatacatatttgattTCTGATGGCTTGCTTATGTCAATACTGGGGGATCATAATATGTATCATGTCTCTAATTTTAAGCCTACACTGTAGGATTCAACTAAAAAACCACTTATCTAAAAGCCAGGTTGTGTTTCAGTCAAAATCATGAAGAACAGACTAAAAATCTCATGAAACTTAATAAAATGAAGGACatttttgtgtagtcaatgatTCCTAAACCCATGTCCTATGTCTATACATGTTGTGTATATCCAGAACTTACCTGCAAATCACAGGCTTCTGAATAACTTTCTTTGCCATGTAGTTGGGGTCCTCAGGCTATCACAGTTCAGTGATTCTGGCCATTAAGGCCACATAGCCCATTCCTCCAGATCTAGTTCCTGCTTACATACCAAGTTTCTATTTTAATTCGACTTCCCAGATAGTCTTATAGGGAGAGATGTGCTGGCTTAAAAACATGAAGTTTCTCATCTCTTGAGCAGGTTTATTTCTTATACAGTATCTGTTTTACACTTCAGTGTTTTGTGAGTTTAACAAGTATGAATTAGttcatttgatctttttttttaaattttattttatttttaaattttccataattgtattagttttgccaaacatcaaaatgaatccgccacaggtattcatgtgttccccatgctgaaccctcctcccccctcatccccataccatacctctgggtcgtctcagtgcaccagccccaagcatccagtatcgtgcatcgaacctggactggcaactcatttcatacatgatattttacatgtttcaatgccattctcccaaatcttcccaccttctccctctcccacagagtccataagactgttctatacatcagtgtctcttttgctgtctcgtacacagggttattgttaccatctttctaaattccatatatatgccttagtatactgtattggtgtttttctttctggcttacttcactctgtataataggctccagtttcatccacctcattagaactgattcaaatgtattctttttaatggctgagtaatactccattgtgtatatgtaccaaagctttcttatccattcatctgctgatggacatctaggttgcttccatgtcctggctattatgaacagtgctgtgatgaacattggggaacacgtgtctctttcccttctggtttcctcagtgtgtatgcccagcagtgggattgctggatcataaggcagttctatttccagttttttaaggaatctccacactgttctccatagtggctgtactagtttgcattcccaccaacagtgtaagagggttcccttttctccacaccctctccagcatttattacttgtagacttttggatcgcagccattctgactggtgtgaaatggtacctcatagtggttttgattggcatttctctgataatgagtgatgttgagcatcttttcatgtgtttgttagccatctgtatgtcttctttggagaaatgtctatttagttctttggcccattttttgattgggtcatttattttcctggagttgagctgtaggagttgcttgtatattctcgagattagttgtttgtcagtttcttcattggctattatcttctcccattctgaaggctgtcttttcaccttgctaatagtttcctttgatgtgcagaagcttttaaggttaattaggtcccatttgtttatttttgcttttatttccaatattctgggaggtgggtcatagaggatcctgctgtgatgtatctCAGAtagtgtttataaatatatatgcacccaacacgggagcaccacagtatgtaagacaaatgctaacaagtatgaaaggagaaattaacaataacacaataatagtgggagactttaataccccactcacacctatggatagatcaactaaacagaaaattaacaaggaaacacaaactttaaatgatacaatagaccagttagacctaattgatatctataggacatttcatcccaaaacaatcaatttcacctttttctcaagcgcacatggaaccttctccaggatagatcacatcctgggccataaagctagccttggtaaattcaaaaaaatagaaatcattccaagcatcttttctgaccacaatgcagtaagactagatctcaattacaggagaaaaactattaaaaattccaacatatggaggctgaacaacacgctgctgaataaccaacaaatcacagaagaaatcaaaaaagaaattaaaatttgcatagaaatgaatgaaaatgaaaacacaacaacccaaaacttgtgggacacggtaaaagcagtcctaaggggaaagttcatagcaatacaggcacacctcaagaaacaagagaaaagtcaaataaataacctaactctacacctaaagcaactagaaaaggaagaaatgaagaaccccagggttagtagatggaaagaaaccttaaaacttagagcagaaataaatgcaaaagaaacaaaagagatcatagcaaaaatcaacagaaccaaaagctggttttttgaaaggataaataaaatggacaaaccattagccagactcatcaagaaacaaagggagaaaaatcagatcaataaaattagaaatgaaaatggagagatcacaacacacaacacagaaatacaaaggatcataagagagtactatcaacaattatatgccaataaaatggacaacgtggaagaaatggacaaattcttagaaaagtacaactttccaaaactcgaccaggaagaaatagaaaatcttaacagacccatcacaagcacggaaattgaaactgtaatcaaaaatcttccagcaaacaaaagcccaggtccagacggcttcacagccgaattctaccaaaaatttagagaagagctaacacctatcctgctcaaactcttccagaaaattgcagaggatggtgaacttccaaactcattctatgaggccaccatcaccctaataccaaaacctgacaaagatcccacaaaaaaagaaaactacaggccaatgtcactgatgaacatagatgcaaaaatccttaacaaaattctagcaatcagaatccaacaacacattaaaaagatcatacaccatgaccaagtgggctttatcccagggatgcaaggattcttcaatacccacaaatcaatcaatgtaatacaccacattaacaaattgaaaaataaaaaccatatgattatctcaatagatgcagagaaagcctttgacaaaattcaacatccatttatgataaaaactctccagaaagcaggaatagaaggaacatacctcaacataataaaagttcaTTTGATCTTAACCTTCTTTGAAAAATCTGATGAAATTGAATTTTTGGAGCCTGTAACATAGAGTGTCCACCAGAGTCTCCAGAAATTTGATCTGCAGAGCAGGTCTTGTGCATTGCCCCCATAATCATACCATGCCTGCACCCTGGCTGCTCTCAGACTTGGCCTAAGGGAATAAAACCTTACCTGACAGTCAGAGCCCACTCAGAATTCACATTCCCAACCTACACTGAGTGGGACCTTGAGGCACAAGCTGTCTAGTGCCATTTAGATGTTTTTCAGACATTATCACATGTAACTCTACTCAGCCTCTCAGAATATCCAGAGTCACACTGTAGATCATCACAACTTCACTGCCAAAGAAATTAGAACACAGATATCACCACACCCTGCTGCATGGTTCCCAAAACAACATGGAACTGGCTGTCTAATAGCTGCCTGAGTGCTGGTTACAAATATAGATTGCtgggatacaaaattaatatacagaaatctgttgcacaTCTTTACGCTacaaatgaaatatcagaaagagaaagtttaaaaaatcctgtttaaaagcacataaaaaagaaacataggaATAAACTTTGCCGAGGAGGTGAGAACAGTATGCCAAGAACTGTAAAACATTGACAAAGGAgattgaagatgattcaaagaaatggaaaggtatcccatgctcttggattggaagaattaatattgctaaaatagcAATGTTACCAAGGCattctacagatttaatgcaatccctatcaaattacccatgacagaagtagaataaataacccttaaatttatatagaaccacaaaagacccagaattgccaaagcaatcatgaggaagaagaacaaagctggagccATAACCCTCCCAAGACATCAGACAATACTGCACAGgcacaataatcaaaacagcatggtactggcccaaaaacagacatatggatcaatggaagagaatagagagctcagagaTAACCCCCCACATCTATTGTCTATTAATCTttgtcaaaggagaaaagtatatacgatggagaaaagacagtcactTTAGCaggtggtgttgggaaaactggacagtcacatgtaaatcaatgaaattaaaacactccaTCATACCATATGTACTGTAAATtccaaaatggtttaaagactcgAATATAAGACacaatataaaactcctagaacataggaaaaacaatctctgacataaatcattgcaatattttcttagttcagtctcccaaggcaaaagaaacaaaagtaaaaataaataaatggggcctaattaaatttataagcttttgtacacgaaggaaaccataaacaaaaggaaaatgaaaaaaaatgaaaaggcaaccttaaaactggaagaaaatgtttgcaaacaatgcaaccaa
This portion of the Bubalus bubalis isolate 160015118507 breed Murrah chromosome 3, NDDB_SH_1, whole genome shotgun sequence genome encodes:
- the LOC102393561 gene encoding olfactory receptor 13C7-like, which gives rise to MKLANQSTVAGFVLLGLSDQPKLEKMFFVLILLMYLVILLGNGVLILVTILDSRLHTPMYFFLGNLSFLDICYTTSSIPLVLDGFLTPRKTISFSACAIQMFLSFAMGATECVLLGMMALDRYVAICNPLRYPVVMRKTVYVSMAASSWLAGGANSLVQISLAVQLPFCGDNVINHFTCEILAVLKLACADISINVVSMGVANVIFLGVPVLFILVSYIFILTTILRIPSVEGRKKAFSTCSAHLTVVVIFYGTILFMYGKPKSKDSLGEDNQDVSDKLISLFYGVLIPMLNPIIYSLRNKDVKVTVKNLVSQKCFPK
- the LOC102414084 gene encoding olfactory receptor 13C7-like, yielding MEASNQSSVTEFVLLGLSAHPKLEKTFFVLILSMYLVILLGNGVLILVTVSDSHLHTPMYFFLGNLSFLDICYTTSSVPLVLDGFLTPRKTIPFSACAIQMFLSFAMGATECVLLGMMAFDRYMAICNPLRYSMVMRKAVYVSMAASSWLAGGANSLVQISLAVQLPFCGDNVINHFTCEILAVLKLACADISINVVSMGVANVIFLGVPVLFIFVSYIFILTTILRIPSVEGRKKAFSTCSAHLTVVVIFYGTILFMYGKPKSKDPLGADKQELADKLISLFYGLLTPMLNPIIYSLRNKDVKAAVKNLVVQKHFTQ